One window of the Eucalyptus grandis isolate ANBG69807.140 chromosome 6, ASM1654582v1, whole genome shotgun sequence genome contains the following:
- the LOC104447838 gene encoding E3 ubiquitin-protein ligase APD2 isoform X1, translated as MYRPVSHLPGNALYSSPAQRWQEAWARLLAPLTLWLCVSVSLRYGYYGDSRMVIGPSSSRLITASSLFVDRVEVRDEARKGVSVYGFSEKPQLSYETNWTASNYLIVGSYNRKMGSYAAVQGFNLWLNRGSKIRMRWEAQTSHLNQLQVALIKGELKYETLQPSFSSSPDEAALKEPINFKEAEYYIEEDDKYYVKVVNANSRSIIMSMSMNVSSKIYDTTKAKIMCSTLQGSCQLKLLFPNTQYVVVTTPSNGDLGDWYIELSFVARVITYIAILGFIVIVIFLILKYLGVCDGENEDHVDDTPTFSVQEVTETAPMMPEKSSRPTYGTNEEEDDDGGSSSSSSEDLYDAKLCVICYDDQRNCFFVPCGHRTTCYDCAQRIMEGESKVCPICRRLIRKVRRLFSP; from the exons TTTCGGTGAGCCTGAGGTACGGGTACTATGGGGACTCTCGCATGGTGATCGGCCCGAGCTCGTCGCGGCTGATCACGGCGAGCTCATTGTTCGTGGACCGGGTCGAGGTGCGGGACGAAGCTAGGAAAGGGGTCAGCGTCTATGGCTTCTCCGAGAAGCCCCAGTTGAGCTACGAGACAAACTGGACGGCGTCGAATTATCTGATCGTGGGCTCTTACAATCGCAAG ATGGGTTCCTATGCTGCGGTGCAGGGATTCAACCTGTGGTTAAACAGAGGTTCGAAAATCCGAATGCGATGGGAAGCTCAGACGAGCCACTTAAATCAACTGCAAGTCGCTTTGATTAAAG GGGAGCTTAAGTACGAAACGTTGCAGCCAAGTTTTTCGAGTTCCCCTGATGAGGCAGCGCTCAAAGAACCAATTAACT tTAAAGAAGCCGAGTACTAtattgaagaagatgacaaaTACTATGTAAAAGTTGTAAACGCCAATTCTAGGAGCATCATCATGTCGATGAGCATGAACGTTTCATCAAAGATATATGACACAACAAAGGCAAAGATTATGTGCTCGACATTACAGGGGTCCTGTCAGCTGAAGCTCCTGTTCCCTAATACTCAGTACGTGGTGGTAACCACACCAAGCAAT GGCGACCTCGGCGATTGGTACATCGAGCTCTCTTTCGTGGCTCGTGTCATAACTTACATTGCAATTCTAG GATTCATTGTGATTGTCATTTTTCTAATACTGAAGTACCTTGGAGTTTGTGATGGTGAGAATGAGGACCATGTAGACGACACCCCCACGTTTTCTGTTCAGGAAGTGACGGAGACTGCTCCTATGATGCCGGAGAAATCAAGTAGGCCCACGTATGGAACCaatgaggaggaggatgatgatggGGGATCATCTAGTAGCTCTTCAGAGGATTTATATGATGCGAAATTATGCGTGATCTGTTATGACGACCAAAGGAATTGCTTCTTCGTCCCTTGTGGACACCGTACTACTTGTTATGACTGTGCTCAAAG GATCATGGAGGGGGAGAGCAAAGTATGTCCAATTTGCCGGAGGCTTATCCGTAAAGTGAGGAGATTGTTTAGCccataa
- the LOC104447838 gene encoding E3 ubiquitin-protein ligase APD2 isoform X2, translating into MYRPVSHLPGNALYSSPAQRWQEAWARLLAPLTLWLCVSVSLRYGYYGDSRMVIGPSSSRLITASSLFVDRVEVRDEARKGVSVYGFSEKPQLSYETNWTASNYLIVGSYNRKGFNLWLNRGSKIRMRWEAQTSHLNQLQVALIKGELKYETLQPSFSSSPDEAALKEPINFKEAEYYIEEDDKYYVKVVNANSRSIIMSMSMNVSSKIYDTTKAKIMCSTLQGSCQLKLLFPNTQYVVVTTPSNGDLGDWYIELSFVARVITYIAILGFIVIVIFLILKYLGVCDGENEDHVDDTPTFSVQEVTETAPMMPEKSSRPTYGTNEEEDDDGGSSSSSSEDLYDAKLCVICYDDQRNCFFVPCGHRTTCYDCAQRIMEGESKVCPICRRLIRKVRRLFSP; encoded by the exons TTTCGGTGAGCCTGAGGTACGGGTACTATGGGGACTCTCGCATGGTGATCGGCCCGAGCTCGTCGCGGCTGATCACGGCGAGCTCATTGTTCGTGGACCGGGTCGAGGTGCGGGACGAAGCTAGGAAAGGGGTCAGCGTCTATGGCTTCTCCGAGAAGCCCCAGTTGAGCTACGAGACAAACTGGACGGCGTCGAATTATCTGATCGTGGGCTCTTACAATCGCAAG GGATTCAACCTGTGGTTAAACAGAGGTTCGAAAATCCGAATGCGATGGGAAGCTCAGACGAGCCACTTAAATCAACTGCAAGTCGCTTTGATTAAAG GGGAGCTTAAGTACGAAACGTTGCAGCCAAGTTTTTCGAGTTCCCCTGATGAGGCAGCGCTCAAAGAACCAATTAACT tTAAAGAAGCCGAGTACTAtattgaagaagatgacaaaTACTATGTAAAAGTTGTAAACGCCAATTCTAGGAGCATCATCATGTCGATGAGCATGAACGTTTCATCAAAGATATATGACACAACAAAGGCAAAGATTATGTGCTCGACATTACAGGGGTCCTGTCAGCTGAAGCTCCTGTTCCCTAATACTCAGTACGTGGTGGTAACCACACCAAGCAAT GGCGACCTCGGCGATTGGTACATCGAGCTCTCTTTCGTGGCTCGTGTCATAACTTACATTGCAATTCTAG GATTCATTGTGATTGTCATTTTTCTAATACTGAAGTACCTTGGAGTTTGTGATGGTGAGAATGAGGACCATGTAGACGACACCCCCACGTTTTCTGTTCAGGAAGTGACGGAGACTGCTCCTATGATGCCGGAGAAATCAAGTAGGCCCACGTATGGAACCaatgaggaggaggatgatgatggGGGATCATCTAGTAGCTCTTCAGAGGATTTATATGATGCGAAATTATGCGTGATCTGTTATGACGACCAAAGGAATTGCTTCTTCGTCCCTTGTGGACACCGTACTACTTGTTATGACTGTGCTCAAAG GATCATGGAGGGGGAGAGCAAAGTATGTCCAATTTGCCGGAGGCTTATCCGTAAAGTGAGGAGATTGTTTAGCccataa
- the LOC104447838 gene encoding E3 ubiquitin-protein ligase APD1 isoform X3, which translates to MVIGPSSSRLITASSLFVDRVEVRDEARKGVSVYGFSEKPQLSYETNWTASNYLIVGSYNRKMGSYAAVQGFNLWLNRGSKIRMRWEAQTSHLNQLQVALIKGELKYETLQPSFSSSPDEAALKEPINFKEAEYYIEEDDKYYVKVVNANSRSIIMSMSMNVSSKIYDTTKAKIMCSTLQGSCQLKLLFPNTQYVVVTTPSNGDLGDWYIELSFVARVITYIAILGFIVIVIFLILKYLGVCDGENEDHVDDTPTFSVQEVTETAPMMPEKSSRPTYGTNEEEDDDGGSSSSSSEDLYDAKLCVICYDDQRNCFFVPCGHRTTCYDCAQRIMEGESKVCPICRRLIRKVRRLFSP; encoded by the exons ATGGTGATCGGCCCGAGCTCGTCGCGGCTGATCACGGCGAGCTCATTGTTCGTGGACCGGGTCGAGGTGCGGGACGAAGCTAGGAAAGGGGTCAGCGTCTATGGCTTCTCCGAGAAGCCCCAGTTGAGCTACGAGACAAACTGGACGGCGTCGAATTATCTGATCGTGGGCTCTTACAATCGCAAG ATGGGTTCCTATGCTGCGGTGCAGGGATTCAACCTGTGGTTAAACAGAGGTTCGAAAATCCGAATGCGATGGGAAGCTCAGACGAGCCACTTAAATCAACTGCAAGTCGCTTTGATTAAAG GGGAGCTTAAGTACGAAACGTTGCAGCCAAGTTTTTCGAGTTCCCCTGATGAGGCAGCGCTCAAAGAACCAATTAACT tTAAAGAAGCCGAGTACTAtattgaagaagatgacaaaTACTATGTAAAAGTTGTAAACGCCAATTCTAGGAGCATCATCATGTCGATGAGCATGAACGTTTCATCAAAGATATATGACACAACAAAGGCAAAGATTATGTGCTCGACATTACAGGGGTCCTGTCAGCTGAAGCTCCTGTTCCCTAATACTCAGTACGTGGTGGTAACCACACCAAGCAAT GGCGACCTCGGCGATTGGTACATCGAGCTCTCTTTCGTGGCTCGTGTCATAACTTACATTGCAATTCTAG GATTCATTGTGATTGTCATTTTTCTAATACTGAAGTACCTTGGAGTTTGTGATGGTGAGAATGAGGACCATGTAGACGACACCCCCACGTTTTCTGTTCAGGAAGTGACGGAGACTGCTCCTATGATGCCGGAGAAATCAAGTAGGCCCACGTATGGAACCaatgaggaggaggatgatgatggGGGATCATCTAGTAGCTCTTCAGAGGATTTATATGATGCGAAATTATGCGTGATCTGTTATGACGACCAAAGGAATTGCTTCTTCGTCCCTTGTGGACACCGTACTACTTGTTATGACTGTGCTCAAAG GATCATGGAGGGGGAGAGCAAAGTATGTCCAATTTGCCGGAGGCTTATCCGTAAAGTGAGGAGATTGTTTAGCccataa
- the LOC104447837 gene encoding cytochrome P450 81Q32, with the protein MEIRALFFYFLIFIIPYFLTKQLLRRYKNLPPSPSYCLPVIGHLHLFKKPIHQAFADLADRYGPVLFMRFGSRPVVLVSSPSDAEECFTRNDLVFANRPRLLAGKHLGYNYTTLMWASYGDHWRNLRRIASAELLSSHRLHMFYSIRVEEVRSLVGRLVRASESKEFGTGDMKMMFFELTLNVMMRMITGKRYYGEKSEEFEEAVRFKEIIRETFQLSGATDMADFVPVLKWLGVSRTEKKLVILQEKRDRFMQNLIEEHRTTRRLSMSEATSKTMIDVLLSRQEAETEYYTDGVIRGMIQVMLTAGTDTSASTMEWALSLLLNNPEALAKAQAEIDARTGQNRLIEESDLAELPYLQAVVTETLRMYPPAPLIPPHESSEECTVGGFRVPRGTMLLVNIWAFQNDPKLWAEPRKFMPERFQGLGMEGNLGLAMSPFGAGRRGCPGEALAMRMVGLALGTLIQCFDWKRVGEEMVDMSGGTGLIMPKAQPLIAKYRPRKTISRLISQCRD; encoded by the exons ATGGAAATAAGAGCTTTGTTCTTCTATtttctcatcttcatcatccCGTACTTCCTCACAAAGCAGCTCCTCCGACGATACAAAAATCTACCACCAAGCCCTTCCTATTGCCTCCCCGTCATAGGCCACCTACACCTCTTCAAGAAACCCATCCACCAGGCCTTCGCTGACCTTGCCGACCGCTACGGCCCGGTCTTGTTCATGCGATTCGGGTCCCGACCCGTCGTCCTCGTCTCCTCACCCTCGGATGCGGAAGAGTGCTTCACCAGGAATGACCTCGTCTTTGCCAACCGCCCCCGGCTACTGGCGGGGAAACACCTCGGCTACAACTACACCACCCTCATGTGGGCCTCCTATGGTGACCACTGGCGCAACCTGAGACGCATCGCTTCGGCGGAGTTATTGTCCTCCCATCGCCTGCACATGTTCTACAGCATCCGCGTCGAGGAGGTCAGATCATTGGTCGGTCGCCTTGTCCGAGCATCAGAGAGCAAAGAGTTTGGTACCGGGGATATGAAAATGATGTTCTTCGAGCTGACACTGAATGTCATGATGAGGATGATCACTGGGAAACGATACTATGGAGAGAAATCGGAGGAATTCGAGGAGGCCGTGAGGTTCAAGGAGATCATAAGAGAGACCTTCCAGCTAAGCGGGGCCACGGATATGGCCGATTTCGTGCCGGTTTTGAAGTGGCTCGGTGTGAGCCGGACTGAGAAGAAGCTGGTCATATTGCAGGAAAAGAGGGACAGATTCATGCAGAATCTGATTGAAGAACACAGGACAACGAGGAGGCTTTCGATGAGCGAAGCCACGAGCAAAACGATGATTGATGTTCTACTGTCGCGCCAAGAAGCAGAAACGGAGTACTACACTGACGGAGTAATCAGAGGAATGATTCAG GTCATGCTAACAGCAGGGACCGATACCAGCGCCAGCACGATGGAATGggctctgtctcttctcttgAACAATCCCGAGGCCTTGGCCAAAGCCCAAGCCGAGATTGACGCTCGCACGGGACAGAACAGGCTGATCGAGGAATCGGACCTCGCCGAGCTCCCTTATCTGCAAGCTGTCGTCACCGAGACGCTTAGAATGTACCCGCCCGCTCCACTGATTCCGCCCCACGAATCATCTGAAGAGTGCACGGTCGGCGGCTTCCGGGTCCCGCGCGGCACGATGCTGTTGGTCAACATATGGGCCTTCCAGAACGATCCGAAGCTATGGGCCGAGCCCAGGAAGTTCATGCCCGAGAGGTTCCAAGGCCTTGGAATGGAAGGTAATCTAGGGCTCGCGATGTCTCCATTCGGGGCGGGTAGGAGGGGATGTCCCGGCGAGGCGCTCGCGATGCGGATGGTGGGTTTGGCGCTCGGGACGTTAATTCAGTGCTTCGACTGGAAAAGGGTGGGAGAAGAAATGGTCGACATGAGCGGAGGGACAGGCCTCATCATGCCCAAAGCTCAACCGCTGATCGCGAAGTACCGACCACGTAAAACCATCTCACGCCTGATTTCTCAGTGTCGTGACTAG